The proteins below come from a single Candidatus Dadabacteria bacterium genomic window:
- a CDS encoding adenylosuccinate synthase, giving the protein MPSIVVLGTQWGDEGKGRIVDLIASRTDLVVRYQGGNNAGHTIVTDGKKIILHHVPSGILRENSLSLIGNGVVVDPKVLVAEIDALRSAGYPVSPSNFLVSDRAHVIMPYHREIDLLREKRRASGRKIGTTGRGIGPVYEDKYARRGIRMLDLAEPEAFRHRLISVMTERNAYIEKVLGAEPLDPESVYEEYVGYGEVLGPFIADVSAIIRRSGDEGKRILFEGAQGSLLDIDFGTYPYVTSSNAGLGGVFSGTGAVPALVSSIVGVAKAYTTRVGEGPFPTEESGEIQDALRREGEEYGATTGRSRRCGWLDAVALDYALRTNGVTAIALTKLDVLSGFEKVKICTSYGYNGSIMREFPASLSVLENCEPSYEEMDGWDEDLAGIKSAEQLPPNALRFIKRVEELTGVPVWIVSVGPQRDMYLELRDCVFSR; this is encoded by the coding sequence TTGCCGAGCATAGTGGTCCTGGGTACGCAGTGGGGGGATGAGGGCAAGGGAAGGATAGTGGATCTCATAGCCTCAAGGACCGACCTGGTGGTGAGATACCAGGGCGGAAACAATGCGGGCCACACCATTGTTACGGACGGAAAGAAGATCATACTCCACCACGTGCCCTCGGGCATACTCAGGGAAAACAGCCTGTCTCTTATCGGAAACGGGGTGGTCGTTGATCCCAAGGTGCTGGTCGCGGAAATAGACGCACTCAGAAGTGCCGGGTATCCGGTGAGCCCCTCTAATTTTCTCGTAAGCGACAGGGCCCACGTGATAATGCCCTATCACAGGGAAATAGACCTGCTTAGGGAGAAGCGGCGCGCAAGCGGAAGGAAAATAGGCACTACCGGCAGGGGAATAGGCCCGGTCTACGAAGACAAGTACGCAAGGCGGGGCATAAGGATGCTTGATCTTGCCGAACCCGAAGCCTTTCGCCACAGACTCATTTCCGTCATGACCGAGAGAAACGCGTATATAGAGAAGGTTCTCGGGGCGGAACCCCTTGATCCCGAGAGCGTGTATGAAGAGTACGTCGGGTACGGCGAGGTTCTCGGACCCTTCATCGCGGATGTCTCCGCGATTATCCGCAGAAGCGGCGATGAGGGCAAGAGGATCCTTTTTGAAGGGGCTCAGGGATCACTTCTTGATATCGATTTCGGCACTTACCCCTACGTCACGTCGTCAAACGCGGGTCTTGGGGGCGTGTTTTCCGGGACCGGAGCGGTACCGGCACTCGTAAGCTCCATAGTGGGAGTCGCTAAGGCGTATACCACCAGGGTCGGGGAAGGCCCCTTTCCAACGGAGGAATCGGGCGAGATACAGGATGCGCTCAGAAGGGAAGGAGAGGAATACGGGGCTACCACGGGGAGAAGCAGAAGGTGCGGATGGCTTGACGCAGTCGCGCTTGACTATGCGCTTAGAACAAACGGCGTAACCGCCATTGCCCTTACGAAGCTTGACGTGCTTTCGGGCTTTGAAAAAGTAAAGATATGCACGAGCTACGGATATAACGGATCGATCATGAGGGAATTTCCCGCAAGCCTCTCCGTTCTTGAGAACTGCGAGCCCTCATACGAGGAGATGGACGGGTGGGATGAGGATCTGGCCGGGATAAAGAGCGCTGAACAGCTGCCCCCAAACGCCCTGCGTTTCATAAAGAGGGTTGAGGAACTGACCGGAGTTCCGGTCTGGATCGTTTCGGTGGGACCGCAGCGCGACATGTACCTGGAACTGAGAGACTGCGTTTTTTCCCGGTAG